The following nucleotide sequence is from Methanobrevibacter boviskoreani JH1.
TCACTTAATTTATATTGTCTTTTCTTAATAAAAATATTAGTTTCATTAGGATATTCTAACAAATAATCAATATTGCCAAAATAATCAATAGAAATTACTGGAATATTATTTTTTGAAATTAATCTTAATGCATCAAATGTAATTAAACCTTTACCTACAATAGTAATATCATCAATCTTATTAATATTAACTTTATCAATTTCTATTTCTTTCTCCATAATCAACAATTGATTATCTCTTTTATGTATTGATTTATTATATCCTTCAATTATTATTTTCATATAAAATCTCCTTTTAATATATTTTATATAATTCTTCTTCAAAATTTATAAACCTACCAAATGAATCTAATTTACTATAACAATTCATACATATAGGAAAAACAAGTATACAATCTTCTAATTTTATATATTCCATAATTTTTGTTTTCATCTCAAAAAGATCATCTTTATTTAAATCCCCAAAATATAATGAACTATGAATCTTCTTAAAACCATAATGTTTAATTATTTTCAATAAATTTATTTTATTAGTTTTAAATTTAATATCAAAAGAAACACAATATTTCATAATATCCTCCTTAAATTAAATTTTTAAAAACATATATTAATAGAGTATATACAAAAAGTAAATAAATAAATTTATCTAAATCAATTAAACCAATAAATATTTGAAATAAAAGTATACAGAAATAGAACATAGAATATTTAATAAAATTAAGAGATATTAAGATAATAATATTTTTATATAAATGTGTAAAACTATCTAGATTATTATAAAAATATAGATATTATAAAAATATAAATATAAAATAAAGTAGAATATAAATTAAAATTAATACAGATTTCTATAAAAGTTTTTATATAAATATTTAAAAAAAAGTTAAAATAATAAAAAATAGAAGATAAATTTATTAAAAAATTAAAAATATTTTAATTTAAAATTTATAATTAAAATCGTGGAAACATAATATCTATAACACCGTTATAAATAGTTTCCACATAATTCCAAAAAAATAAGTAATAATATGAACTAAAATACATTAAACAAAGAAAATAAGTTACTATTCGTAAATCATATATTTAATGAAAAATTAAAAAACACATATAAAAGTGGAAAATTAGAAAACACAAAAAAAATAGATAAAAAAAGAGTTAATGATTAATCTTGGTCTTCATCATTTAACTTTTTCTTCTTCTTAAATATTTCTACTGCTTGTCTACTTAATCTACTGATCTCCTTTAAATCTTCTAAAAATTCTTCATCAGTAAGTTCCCCATTATCATATCTCCTAGTTAAATCAAAAATTGGTTTATCATTAAAAACACCTGGATCAGTAGTCAATATATTTTTCTTAATATGTTCCGGTATCATTTTCTTATCCTCCTAAACTCCATATATTCATTTAAAATTGAATCATTAAGATAATTATCCCATATTTGATTAGTTCTACCTATTTCTCCTTTATTGGCTCCAGCTAAAAATCCTATTCCAAAATCATCATTTAAAGCTTTGTCTATTTCTTCAGTGTATGTAAATTTTTCTTTAAATTCAACAATGAAAATGTCATTTGGGGTATACACATGCATTTCAACAACATTAAATTGACTATGTTCTGAAATAACTTGAAAATCTGCATAATTAAATGGTTGTAAACCCAAATGGTTATGTGATACTATCAGTTCATCATCACCATAGTTTTCATTTTTAAAAAGACCCACATTATCTATTTCATTATTTGTTTTTATTTCCCCAGCCTTACCTGTTGTTTTATTAAATATAAATCCATATTCATATTTCGCATTCATTATTTTTTTATCAAATTTTAACATTGATTTTCTTATGTTTTTAGGTATGTCCTTTGGAATGTTATCCTCAGTTAAAGGTATATGAGGATAGTCTAAATCATTAAATTTATCTAAACTTCTAAATGATTTTTCCTTGATATCTACTTTGTTTTTTATATTAAATAATTTTTTTGATTCTGATTTAACATTAGAAATATTAGATGAACGAACTTTATTTTTGATGTTTGAATTCGTAAATCATATATTTAATGAAAAATTAAAAAACTTAAAAGTGATACAGATACTGACGATACTAATAATGAAGATTCTACTGATGACAATTCTGACTCTGATTCCGATGATAGTGGAGATGACTAAGGTATGACTAATTCAAGCAATATTACAGTTACCGATTTTCGTCTTAAACAAGCTCTTTCACGTGCAACAGAACTTGCAACAGGTATTCAAAATAAAGATGTTGATAAAGCAGTTAAAGAACAAGCTAAACTTAAAATTGGGGTTTTAACTGAATATTATGCAGCTTTAAATCAATGCAAAGTGAAACTCTTAAATGAGAACAAAACCGTTGAATGCCGTGTAAATCACACAATTATTGGGAAAGAAGCAAACCTTTCTTACACCCCCGAGGGACAAAAATTATTATCTTCTGACGAGTCCCAGTATTACATTAAATTCGTAAATCATATATTTAATGAAAAATTAAAAAACTAAAAAGAAAAAAATAGCAAATAAAAAAAGGAAAAAAATATAAAAGAAATAATAAATTACAATAGAGGATTAATTAAAATTAAAAAATCTTCAAAAAAAAGTAAATAATCTTTAAAAAAATAGAATAATATTATTTTTTTATACTTCCACAATTTTTATATCTACTATGTTTTATACTTCAACATATAAAAGTGGAAAATTAGAAACTAAAAAAATAATATTAAACTGCACCTTCAGAGTAAGGAAGATTAAGATTACGGTGAGGATTTTTCTTTAATTCCTTGCTTATTAATTTACCTTCTTTATCGTAAGTAAATACAAAGCAAAACTCTGAAGATTTTTTATTTCCTTGATAAAAACCTTCAAATCGTTCGTTATTAGCATAACCCACATATTTTATAATTTTGTAACCATTTTTTAATTTAATTTTTTCTATTTTTGGATATTTTTTAAAATAAAAAATCATTTTTATCAACCATATAATAATCTTTCAATGACCTTTGACCTATTAGGATAATTCCTTTTAAATCCCTCTCTATCAGACCATAAATATAATTTTATAGAGTCTGCAAAATCTTCAAGATATAAATTATTATATTCTTTTTCAATTAAATATTTTTCATAACCGTCAAAAGCATAATCAGTTACAAATTTTAATTCATTATTACCGTCACTATACATTGCATTAATCCATTCAGGAGAATTAGATATGCCCATATACTTATTAGTATTCGTAAATCATATATTTAATGAAAAATTAAAAAACATAAAAAAAAGGAAAAAATATAAAAAAAATAATAAATTACAATAGAGGATTAATTAAAATTAAAAAAATCTTCGAAAAAAAGAAAATAATCTTTAAAAAAAAATAGAATAAATATTATTTTTCTATACTTCCACAATTTTTATATTTACTATGTTTTATACTTCAACATATAAAAGTGGAAAATTAGAAACTAAAAAAATAATATTAAACTGCACCTTCCGAGTGAGGAAGACCAATATTTTGATGAGGATTTTTCTTTAATTCCTTGCTTATTAATTTACCTTCTTTATCGTAAGTAAATACAAAGCAAAAATCTCCAGATTTTTTATTTGCTTGATAAAAACCTTCAAATCGTTCGTTATTAGCATAATCCACATATTTTATAATTTTGTAACCATTTTTTAATTTAATTTTTTCTATCTTTGGATATTCTTTAAAATAAAAAAAAGACATTTTTATCAACCATATAATAATCTTTCAATGACCTTTGACCGATTAGGAATTCGTAAATCATATATTTAATGAAAAATTAAAAAACTCAATCGAATCTTCCATATAATATATTAAATATTGTATACTACCCTAAACATGCTTTAAAATAATTACCATAAAGCATTAACTAAAAATGAAATAACCAGATAAAGAATAATTAATAAAAAACCAAGAAATACAGAAGCTATAATAACACTTATAACATTACCTATTGCAGTACCTATCTCTTGAGCAGAAGTTATTTTATCATCTTTCTTAGGTACATCATAACTCGGTTTTTCCTCTTCTATTTTTGCTCTTCTTTCTGCCTCATCACGATCATAATCATCAGTAACAATATCATAAATCATTACATCTTCAGCATCAAACCTTCCATCACCATTAAAATCAGGTCCACGTATCATTTTTATTCACCTACCCAAATAAAAAAAAATGTTTTACTTATATAATGATAGGTAAAAGAGATATAAAATATTATTTATTTTTTATAAAAATTGTTTTTTTATTGGTTTTGTATTTTAAAAAGTAGGGTTTGGGGATTTATTTTTTTATAAACATATTCATTAAATTAGAATAAATTTATTCTGAAAAGTTCAATAAAACCAATATTTAGACTAAAAATAGATTTAATAATATAGGAAGATAATAAATATATTATATAAAAATATAATATATTTTTTAAGAGATTATCTGTTTTCCAAGTCTTTTATTACCTTTTTAGCAACATCTTCACCAGACAATAACATTCCACCAAATATTGGCCCCATACGTTGGGAACCATGAACAGCATTAGCAGCCATACCAGTTACATATAATCCAGGATATACTTCAGTTACATTATCAAGGATTTTACCTTCAGCACGGTCTGCCCACATAGATTTTTCACCCATAATTTTACCTGTTTTTGTATTCGTAAATCATATATTTAATGAAAAATTAAAAAACCAAATATAACAGACAAAGATTATGCAAAAAAATTTATTATAAAATTAATGAATTATATTCTGATAATTTTTTAATATCTCAGAAGTATGGTTTGTCTTATCCTTATGAGTTTAATGATAGGTTATGGTATAAAATCAAAAATGATTCTTTGTTAAATGAGAATATTAAATTTAAAGAGGTGGACTTATAATGTCTGAAGAATTGTTTGAAACATTTGGAGAAGGCAATTTGCCTAAGTTAAGAGAAATTCTTTCTTCTTTATCTATAGAAGAACAGGATAAAATTTTGAATATGTCTTTTGAAGAGTTTATAAAATGGGAAAAAGAACATGGGTTAGGTTTAAAAGAGTGATAAATTTGCGTAATCTGGATGATGGGTTATTGTTGGAGTTGATGTTGCATGTGTATGATGAGGATGTTGATCGTAACCGGTTGGTTGATGAGAAAAATAGTCGGATGATTTTGTTAACTGGTGCAATGTTAACTTTGGAGGTTACTTTACTTTCTAGTCTTTGGGTTAATTGTATTTTGTTTAATGATGGTATTTCTTTTTTAGGTAAATTCTCTTCTTGTGGTTTATTGTTTGTTTCGTTATTGTTTTTATTTGTTTCTTTAATTTGTTTTATTTTTGCTTATGCTTTTTCTATGAATTTTGAGTCTGTTCCTGATTCTTCTTTTCTTGTTGATTCTCTTTTTTGTGAAGATTTTAATATGCATGATTTTCAAGGAGGACTACTTGCTACATTTGAAGATGTGATTAAAGGTAATGATAAGATTATTAATGATAAAATTGGGGCTTTGTTGAAATCCTCAAAATCTTTTGAATAAATTTTCTTAAAATTGATTTTCAAGCATTAATTATTGTTTAAATTTTTATAAAAAATAGGAATTCAACAAACCCAAAATTTGTAAAAGTAGGTGTGGTTTTAGATTATTAATTATTTCTATAATATTTTCATTGATTTTTTTTAATTATTTTAATAATACTTTTTTAATATGATTTTCTATTTTTCCACCTTTATATTTTGAAGAGTAAAAAAAAAATAAGATTCAATTTTTTTTAGATTAAAAATACTTGTTTTTCTATATGGAATATTATTCACACTCTAAATCTAAAATTCATTATTCTCATTTTTTTATTCTTCCATTATTTTTTTATTCTTTTTATATAATATTATTTTTTAAATCTTTTTAATTAAAAGAATTCTCTTTAAGAAGAAACTTATATATTAAATTAAACTTTTTTTAATAAAAGATAAAGGTGAATTATGTCAAATGGATTCATTGTGTATAGTCCACTAACAAGAAAATCTGTAGAGGACTTTACAACCAATACTGAAGAAAATGAAAGGATTCTACTTGAGGGAATAGCCTCAACTACAAATAAAGATTTGTATGGTGAAATTA
It contains:
- the cas2 gene encoding CRISPR-associated endonuclease Cas2, which gives rise to MKYCVSFDIKFKTNKINLLKIIKHYGFKKIHSSLYFGDLNKDDLFEMKTKIMEYIKLEDCILVFPICMNCYSKLDSFGRFINFEEELYKIY